The Methanobacterium lacus genome includes a region encoding these proteins:
- a CDS encoding zinc-ribbon domain-containing protein — MNKIIELLEIQVNKENSDIKPNFCPECGTQNNDTAKYCVECGTQIPSDVPVIL, encoded by the coding sequence TTGAACAAAATAATCGAATTATTAGAAATTCAAGTAAATAAAGAGAATAGTGATATAAAACCAAATTTTTGTCCAGAATGTGGAACCCAAAATAATGACACAGCTAAATACTGTGTAGAATGTGGAACTCAAATTCCCAGTGATGTTCCAGTAATTCTATAG